DNA from Arthrobacter sp. StoSoilB19:
GTGTCCTTGAGGAGATCAACCAGGTCCTCCTCATCGTTCAGCCCGCTCTTGGCGGCGACGACGTGGGCCGGGAGGCCGACGTCGAACGCCACTTCCCAGTCGGCATACGGTGCGGCGTACTCGATGGTGATGGACCGGCCGTCCGAGCCGATTTCAGGAAACTGGGTGCCTGCCAGCCCGGTGGTGTCAGACGCCACGGAGAAGTACTTGGTTCCCTTCCCGGCCGCTGGATCGACGTCGTCGAAGTAGCCTGACGCGGCGGCCCAGCTTAGTAGCAGGTCGGCCGCGCCAATTGGCGCACCGTCCGACCACTTGACGCCCTCGTTGACTGTGTACTTCACCTTGAGCGGCTGGTCGGAGACCTTTTCGAAGTGCCCGAACTTGTCATTGCGGACAACTTTGGAGCTGTCATCGAGGTAGTAGAAGCCGGAGTGGGTAATGGCACCGATCTTCGAGTTGATGTCGGTATTGCCGTTGGCGCTGTAGGGGTTGAACGAGGAGAAGGCATTGACCTCTGCCACCGTCACGCTGCCGCCGCGCTTCGCCTCCCCCACCACCACCGAGGGGGCACTGGTGCCTGAGCAGCCTGAAAGAACCAGGGCAGCCGCCAATACGGCGATGAGCAACTGCATCAGACGCCGGACCGGCATGCCGCCTCCTTGTGTTTTCCCTCTCCGGAGGGGACTGGGTCGCCACGATCACGCCCTACAGACTCAGGATAAGCCGTCCGGCCGGTCAGACGTTGAAGCGGAACTCCACCACGTCGCCGTCGGCCATGACGTATTCCTTGCCTTCGATGCGGACCTTCCCGCGGGACTTTGCTTCAGCCATGGAGCCGGCCTCCACGAGGTCGTTGAAGGAGACCACCTCGGCTTTGATGAATCCGCGCTGGAAGTCGGAGTGGATGACGCCGGCGGCCTGCGGTGCCGTGTCCCCCTGCCGGATGGTCCAGGCCCGCGCTTCCTTGGGCCCGGCAGTGAGGTACGTCTGCAGCCCCAGGGTGTGGAAGCCGACGCGCGCCAGCTGGTCCAGGCCGGATTCGTCCTGGCCGTTCATCTCGAGCATCTCGCGGGCCTCTTCCTCGTCGAGTTCCACGAGGTCTGCTTCGAGCTTTGCGTCAAGGAAGATGCAGTCCGCGGGGGCCACCATGGCGCGCAGCTCCTCCTGCTTTTCCGGGCTGCCCAGGATGGCTTCATCCGCATTGAAAACGTAGATGAAGGGTTTGGCCGTCAGCAGCCCCAGCTCCTTGAGGTGCTCCATCTCCAGCTTGTCGCTCTTGATGGAAGAGTAGATGGTGTCACCCCGTTCCAGGACCGCCTGCGCGGCCTTGATGGCCGCAAGCTCGGCGGCCTCCCGCTTCTTGATCTTGACTTCCTTTTCGATCCGCGGGATGGCCTTTTCGATGGTCTGCAGGTCGGCGAGGATCAGCTCGGTGTTGATGGTTTCCATGTCCGAGCGGGGATCCACCTTGCCGTCGACGTGCACCACGTCGGGGTCATCGAAGACCCGGACAACCTCGGCGATGGCTTCAGCCTCGCGGATGTTGGCCAGGAACTGGTTGCCCAGCCCCTCCCCCTCGGACGCACCCTTGACGATGCCTGCGATGTCGACGAAGGACACGGCGGCAGGCAGGACACGCTGCGAGCCGAAGATCCCGGCGAGCTTCTGGAGCCTGGGGTCCGGGAGGTTCACTACACCGACGTTCGGTTCAATGGTGGCGAACGGGTAGTTCGCGGCCAGGACCTGGTTGCGGGTGAGCGCGTTGAAGAGGGTTGATTTGCCGACGTTGGGCAGTCCGACGATGCCAATAGTTAGAGCCACGAGCATTGATTCTACCCGTCCGGCCCCGGCAGCCCCTACCGGGGAATGTCATTGCCTTTGATTGTCAGAGGCCCGTGCAACAGTGAAGCCATGGATGCTTTTGCCTTGATTCTGGCCCTTCTCATGCTGCTGCTTGGTGCGCTTGCCGGCGCCGCGGCCACTTATTTCTCCCTGCGCAGGAACTCGCATGCCTTGGAGGCGGACTTTGACCAGGTGTCGTCCCGCCTTTCGGAGGTCACGGCGCAGCTGGCAGCGGCCGACGCCGAGCGGCGGCTTTTGGCGGTGCAGAACCGTGAGCTGGGCGAGGCCAGGACGCAGGACGGCAGTGTCCTGCGCGCCCTGGCCCCGGTGGCGGAGAAGCTGTCCGCTGTCCAGCAGCAGGTGGCGCTGCTGGAGCGGGACCGGGTGGAACAGTACGGCCAACTGGCGCAGCAGCTGCAGGAGGCAAGGCTTTCCGATGAACAGCTCATCCGGTCCACGCATGCCCTGGAATCGGCCCTGCGTTCCAACAGCGCCAGGGGCCAGTGGGGCGAGGTGCAGCTGCGGCGTGTAGTGGAGGCCGCGGGGATGCTGCGCCACGTGGACTTTGTGGAACAGGTGCACAGCGCCGGCCAGGACTCGGCTGTCCGCCCGGACCTGGTGGTGCAGTTGCCGGGCGACAAGCAGCTGGTGGTGGATGCCAAAGTCCCGTTGTCGTCCTACCTTGAGGCACAGGAACTGGGTGCGGTGGATCCGCGCGCCGGCCAGCCCTCCGGACTCCAGTCGGTAAGTGATGGGCGGAACCGGCAGGCGCTGCTGGCGGCGCATGCCAAGGCCCTGAGGGCGCACGTTGACGCATTGGGCACCAAGAAATACTGGGACGTCCCGGGAAACTCTCCGGAACTGGTGGTCTGTTTCATTCCGGCCGAATCCATCCTGGCGGCAGCACTGACTGCCGACGCCGGGCTCCTGGATTACGCGTTGTCCCGCAACGTGGTCCTTGCGTCGCCGAGCACCCTGCTGGCCGTGCTGAAGTCGGTGGCATTCACGTGGCGCCAGGACGTCCTGACGGACAGTGCACGTGAGTTGTTCGAGCTCGCGCGGCAGCTGTACGACCGGATGGGCACCCTGGGTGAAAACGTCACCAAACTGGGCTCTTCCCTCAAGTCTTCGGTGGACCGTTACAACGCCATGGTGGGCACCCTGGAAGCCAGGGTGCTGCCCACTGCCCGGAAGCTCAACACGCTCGAGGAGTCCGGCCTGGTGACACCTCCTGTTGTGGAGGTGACGCCGCGCTCGCTGGTGGCACCCGAACTCCAGGGCGACGGCGAGGCCGCCTGACAACGGGCCGCGGATGCAGGACGGGCCGGGCAGTCGTGTGACTGCCCGGCCCGTCTTTTACGTCTGGTTGGCGTCCGGCTGCTGATAATGCAGGGGACTCAGCTGCGGGGCCGGCGTCCGCCAAGGGCGCGGCTGACGTCGCCGGCCTGCTTCAGGGTTGCGCGGAGTTCCTTGGGCAGCGAGAACAGGAGGTCTTCCTCTGCCGTGACCACTTCCTCCACCGCGCCGTAGCCATAGTCTGCCAGGAGCCTGAGGACGTCCTGGACCAGGACTTCCGGAACCGAAGCCCCGGATGTGACGCCCACGGTAGCGACGCCCTCGAACCAGGCTTCGTCAACCTCGTTGGCGAAGTCCACCCGGTAGGAGGCTTTGGCGCCGTACTCAAGTGCCACCTCCACCAGGCGGACGGAGTTCGACGAGTTGGCCGAGCCCACCACGATCACCAGGTCCGCCTTGGGTGCGATCTTCTTGATGGCGACCTGGCGGTTGGTGGTGGCGTAGCAAATGTCATCGCTGGGCGGGTCCTGCAGGGTGGGGAACCGCTCCTTGAGCAGCCGGACGGTCTCCATGGTCTCGTCGACGCTCAGCGTGGTCTGCGAGAGCCAGATGACCTTCTCGGGGTCACGGACAGTTACCTTGTCCACTTCATGGGGACCGTTGATGATCTGGATGTGTTCCGGCGCTTCACCGGAGGTGCCTTCCACTTCCTCATGCCCGTCGTGGCCGATCAGGAGGATGTCGAAATCGTCCTTGGCGAAGCGGACGGCTTCCTTGTGCACTTTGGTAACCAGCGGACACGTGGCATCAATGGTGCGCAGGCCGCGCTCTTCGGCGGATTCGACCACTGCGGGGGAAACGCCGTGGGCGGAGAAAATCACCAGCGCGCCTTCGGGCACTTCGTCCGTCTCCTCCACGAAGATGGCGCCCTTTTCCTCCAGGGAGCTGACCACGTGGACGTTGTGGACGATCTGCTTGCGGACATACACGGGCGGCCCGTAGTGTTCCAGTGCCTTTTCGACGGCGATCACGGCCCGGTCAACGCCTGCACAGTAGCCACGGGGGGCAGCCAACAGCACCTTCTTGGTGCCGTTCACGGGGGCTGCCGCTGCTACGTCCTCAGGCGAGCGGCGCCTGCGTGGAATGGTTGGCATCGAGAGGGGTACAGCCGAGGTGGTCATCCCTCCATGCTACCGGCTGGCCGGCGCCCGTTTCCGGGATGCGAACAACGTCACAACGCCTGCTGCCATAAGAACGCCACCTGTCACCGTGGCCGCTGCGATCCACGTCTGGAAATCGGTGCCTGCGGCGGCCAGGAACTCGTCACGGAACATGTTGGCCACCGCATTGCCGGTGTCCGTGGCCTGGGCACGGGCCGAACCCAGCTGTAAGGCCAAGCCCCACGCCCCTGCAAGGGCCAGTCCGCCAAGTCCGGCTGCCAGCAGCACAGTCCAGCGGCGCCGTGCCGCGACGAGAGCCAGCAGGAACGCTATGGCTGAACCGATGGCCAGGATGTAGCCCATGGGTGCGTACGTGGCCAGCCGCTCGGTCCATTGCCGCTGAACTGGCTGGCCGACATTGATCAGCGTTTGCTCCGGAGGGTCGAGGGGAAGCCGGGTGGTGCGGGAGATCTCCTCCGAGCCGAGGGCAACCAACGGGGCGACGTCGAGGGTTAACGAGGATGCCGAGGCACCGCCCTGCGGACTGGCCGCCGGGTCGGCGAAACTTAGGCGGTGGCTCCGGCGGAGCGTCTCCTCCCACGCCGCCGGATAGCCGGGAAGCCCGGTCAGGGACTCCGCCGCCTTCTCGAGCATCGGCTGGACCAGCCCGGACAGGAAACCGGGGACAGATCCGGTATCGATCGTTCCCACCGCCGCCGCAGCGAGTTTCCTTTGGAAGTCTGAGTCCTTGCCGAGTGGTGCTGCAAGGCGGACAAACCCGGCTTCCTGGACAATGTTCCGGTCCACCCACATGGCGGGAACCGCAACGGCGGCCAGGAGGATGCCCAGCACGGTGGCGATGGCAGAAACAAAAGTGCGCACAACAGGTCCTTCGGGGTTGGGGGCCTTACCCCATCCTAGGCAGGGTGGAAGGGCCGTCCCTGTCAGTGCCCGGTGCTACACCTTATGGATAAGGTTGATTGACCGCCCACAACAGATGAAGGACCGCATGCCCGCAGCACCAGCAGCCTCCCAACGGCGTCCGCATGTCTGACCAGGCCTCCCTTCCGGGTGCGGCGCCCACTACCCTGCCGGCCACAGCGGCGGAAACCAGCCCGGACAACCCCTGGCCGCTGCAGCTGTTGTCGCAGAAGCTTAAGGCGCATATCGACCGCACCCCGTCGGCATGGGTGGAAGGCCAGGTCATCGAGCTGAACCGCCGCGGCACCAACGCCTACCTCACGCTTCGCGACGTGGACGCAGAGGTGTCCCTTCCCGCGTCGGTGTGGACCAAGGTGCTGGAACGGCAGAATCTGCCGCTGGAGCGCGGTTCACGGGTGGTGGCCCTGCTGAAACCGGAGTTCTGGTTGAAGACGGGCAGGCTCAACATGCTGGTGCGGGACATGCGGCCCGTGGGATTGGGCGACTTGCTGGCCAGGATCGAGCGGCTGCGCCAGGCGTTGGCGGCTGAGGGCTTGTTTGCCGACTCACGGAAGAAACCGCTGCCCCTGCTGCCTCACCGCATCGGCCTGATCACCGGGCGGGATTCGGACGCCAAGAAGGACATCCTGCGCAACGCAGCCCTGCGGTGGCCGGCGGTGGAGTTTGAGATCCGCGAGGTTGCTGTCCAGGGGAATACCGCCGTGGCCCAGGTGGTCCGCGCCCTGCGGGAACTGGACGCCCGGCCTGAGGTGGACGTCATTGTCATCGCCCGGGGCGGCGGGGCGCTGGAAGACCTCTTGCCGTTCAACAGCGAGGAACTGGTCCGGGCAGTGGCTGCCGCCGCCACGCCCGTGGTGAGTGCCATCGGGCATGAGGCCGACCGGCCGCTGCTGGATGATGTTGCAGACCTCCGGGCTTCCACCCCCACCGACGCCGCCAAGCGGATCGTTCCCGAAGTCTCGGAAGAACTCGCCGGCGTGCGCCAGGCGCGGGAACAACTGCGGCGGTGCATGGACCGGCTGGTGGACCGGGAGTCGGACCGGCTGGCGGCCCTGCATTCCCGGCCCGTCATGGCGGCACCCGAAGGAATGGTCTCCGTCCGGGCCGAGGAAATCGAGCGGCTGCTGCGGCGGTCCTCTGCGGCCGTGAGCTCCACCGTGGTGCGGGCAGCGGACCAGCTTGAACACCTGAAAGCCCAGGTCCGGGCCCTCTCGCCCCAAAAGACGCTTGACCGAGGGTACGCCGTCGTCGAACTGGCAGGAGACCAGGCCGCCCGGATCGCCCAGGCCGGCCACGCCGTTGTCCGCCGTCCTGCCGAAGCGCCGGCGGGGGCCGCCCTGTCCATCCGCGTGGCAGAGGGGCGCTTCGGAGCCACGTCTACCGGCACCATGTCCACCGGGGCCATGTCCACCGGGGCCGGCGGGTCACAATCAGGAAACCCCGACCACCACCAGGAATTGGAAGAGAAGTCATGACCGAACAGAAACCTGAGTCCGACGTCGCAGCCCTGAGCTACGAGGAAGCGCGGGAGCAGCTCATAGCAGTGGTGGGCAGGCTGGAGGCAGGAGGGGCAAGCCTGGAGGAGTCCCTGGCCCTGTGGGAACGAGGTGAGGCGCTGGCGGTACGCTGCGAGGAGTGGCTGGAGGGCGCCCGCAAGCGGCTGGCTGCAGCCCGGGACCAGCCGCTTTAGGCAAACCCGGAAGCGGGGAAAACCAAACAGGGAAGCTGAAGCAGGACCACGGCCAGGGCCGGCCCTCAGGAACGGGCCACCAGCTCCCGCTCGGCAGCTACGTCGAACTCGGCCTTGGGCCACTCCAGCTTCAGGCCGGACAAGGCGCCGAGCAGCAGCTGCTGGACCGCGATCCGGGCGAACCACTTCTTGTTGGCCGGAACAACATGCCATGGCGCGTTGGGCGTACTCGTTTCGTCGATGGCCGCCTGGTATGCGGCCATGTAGTCCTCCCAGTGGGCCCGCTCGTCCAGGTCTCCCCTGCTGTACTTCCAGTGCTTGGAAGGATCATCCAGCCGGGCCAGCAGCCTCTCCTTTTGCTCCGCACTGCTGATGTGGAGCATCACCTTGATGATCTTCGTCCCCGAGTCGGCCAGCCGTGTTTCAAACTCATTAATGGCCACGTAGCGCCGCTTGATCTCGTCCGGGGTGGCCCATCCGTGGACGCGATGGATGAGAACGTCCTCGTAGTGGGAGCGGTCGAACACACCCACCATTCCGGCGGCCGGAACTTCCTTTTCGATCCGCCACAGGAAGTCGTAGGACTTCTCCTCGTCGGTGGGCGCCTTGAATGCCTTGAACTGGACGCCCTGCGGGTTCATCGCCGCCATGACATGGCTGACGATTCCGCCCTTGCCGGCGGTGTCCATGGCCTGCAGGATCAACAGGATCCGTTTGGTCCCCCCGAACCGGGATTCGGCAAAGAGCTTTTCCTGCAACCCGGAAAGTTCGTCGTCCATCTCCGCCAGCAGCAGCCGGCCGTCAGCCTTGTTGCCGCTGTACCCGGGGGTCGAGTCCGGGTCTACTGCGGCAAGGGAGAACCCCTCCCCGGCCTGAAGGGTTTCAGCAGGATGCTGGTCGAAGCCGACGACGCGGGCCATGGGAGTCCTTTCCGCAAGGTTGCACGGACCGGTGGGCCCGTGAGCACAGGCTAGTTCCCCTGGTACCTGGTTAGGAAGTCCCCCATCCGGCCGATGGCCTCTTCAATGTCCTTGACGTTGGGCAGCGTCACCATCCGGAAATGGTCGGGGCGCACCCAGTTGAAGGCACGGCCGTGGGACACCAGGATCTTCTGTTCCTTCAGGAGGTCAAGGACAAACTTTTCGTCGTCCCGGATGTGGTAGACCTCCGGGTCGAGCCGGGGAAAGAGGTAAAGGGCACCCCGGGCCTGCTGCGTGCTGACGCCCGGGATGGCGTTGAGCATGTCGTATGCCTTGTTGCGCTGCTCCAGCAGGCGGCCACCGGGGAGGATGAGGTCGTTGATGCTCTGGTAGCCGCCCAGCGCCGTCTGGATGGCGTGCTGGGCCGGGACGTTGGCGCACAGGCGCATATTGGCCAGGAGGTTGATGCCTTCGAGGTAGTCGGCGGCATCCTTCTTGGGCCCGGAGATGGCCATCCAGCCGGCCCGGTAGCCGCAGACGCGGTACGCCTTGGACAACCCGCTGAACGTCAGGCACAGGACGTTGTCACCGGTCAGTCTGGCGAGGTTCACATGGACGGCGTCCTCGTACAGGATCTTTTCGTAGATCTCGTCGGCAAAAATCACCAGGCCGTGCTTCTCGGCGAGGGCGACGATTTTCTTCAGCGTCTCTTCCGGGTAGACGGCGCCCGTGGGGTTGTTCGGGTTGATGACCACGATGCCCTTGGTGCGCGGCGTGATCTTCGCTTCCAGGTCGTCAAGGTCGGGCTGCCAGCCGGATTCCTCGTCGCAGAGGTAATGCACCGGCCTGCCGCTGGCCAGCGCCACGGACGCGGTCCACAACGGGTAGTCCGGCGTGGGGATGAGCACTTCATCGCCGTCGTCAAGAAGGGCCATGAGGGACATGGTGATGAGCTCGCTGACACCGTTGCCCAGGTAGATGTCATCCACGTGGATATTCTGGATCCCGCGGGTCTGGTAGTACTGCGAGACGGCGGTGCGTGCCGAAAAGATGCCGCGGGAGTCGCTGTAGCCCTGGGCATGGGGCAGGTGGCGGATCATGTCCACCAGGATGGCGTCCGGCGCCTCGAAGCCAAACGGCGCCGGGTTGCCGATGTTCAGTTTGAGGATTCGATGGCCCTCCGCCTCCATCTGCTGGGCGGCCTGCAGGATCGGTCCACGGATGTCATAGAGGACGTTGTTGAGCTTCGTGGACTGCCTGAATTCTGCCATCCCTCAAATATGCCACAGGAAGGATGCATCCCCGTTGAGACGTCCACCACACGGCCGGCGGCGGCTGCCGGACCCTCGCAGGTCCGGCAGCCGCCGTCGTTAATCACCAGTCCGTACCCTGCCCGTGCGGACAGGGAACCGATTTACTTGACGATGCCCTTGTCCTTCAGCCAGGCGGTCGCTGCCGCCTTGGCGTCCTGCTTCTGGCTGCCGCTGACTGCCCGGTTGAGGTTGATCAGGTCATCCGTCGTGAGCGTGCTGGACACGGAGTTGAGCGCCTGCTTGGCCTTGTCTGTCATCTTGGCCTTGTTGTACAGCGGCAGGACCTGCTGGGCGATGAAGTTGTTCTTCGGGTCCTCCAGCACCACCAGGTCGTTGTCCGCGATGGACGGCGTGGTGGTGTAGATGTCGGCCACCTGCACCTGGTTCTCCAGCAGCGCCTTGAGCGTCACCGGGCCGCCGCCGTCGCTGAAGGGCTCCAGCTTCTTGGGGACGCAGTTGTAGTTCTTCTTCAGTCCGGGCAGGCCGTACGCGCGCTCGGCGAACGTGGCCGGAGCCCCCACTACAATCTCGCTGCAGACCTTGGCCAGGTCCTCGATGGACTTCAACTGGTACTTCTCCGCCGTTGCCTTGGTGACCACCATGGCGTCCTTGTCCTCGGCCTTGGACACGTCCAGCACGCCGAGTCCGTCCGGCAGCTTGCCGGGCAGTGCCTTGGCGATGTCACCGGCGGAGACCTCCTTGGCTTCCTTGTCCACGTACAGCAGCAGGTTGCCGCTGTAGTCCGGCACCACGTCCACCGAGCCGTCCTGGACGGCCTTGAAGTAGACCTCGCGGGAGCCGATGTTCGGCTTGGTGGTGGCGGTGATGCCGTTGGCGTTCAATGCACCGGCATACAGCTCGGCGATGATCTGGCTCTCCGGGAAGTCCGCTGAACCCACCACGAGGGAGGTCGCCCCACCCGATGCACTGCCGCTGGTGGCCGGCGGGTTCTTCAGCGGATCGGACGACCCCCCGCAGGCGGACAATGCCACTGCCAGGCCAAGCCCGGCGGCCAAACCGCTGAACGCCCGCCTTCCGAGGCGCTGGGGACGGCTATCTTTCATGACTTACCTCCTTGAACAACAGTCTCCGCAACAACGGGGTCTGTGAGATCAACCGCAGCCTCATGGCTGCGGTAGGACAGCTTCGAGGCCCCTTGGGTCAGGAACAGCCTCTGGAACAGGGACAGGACAAGGTCGACGGCGATCGCCAGCGCCGCGATGAGGAGGGAACCTCCCAGCATCTGGGGGAAGTCGCTAAGGACAAGGCCGTCGAAGAGATAGCGGCCCAGGCCACCTAGGTTGATGTAGGCAACGACGGAGACGGTGGCGATCACCTGCAGCACGCCGGTTCGGAAACCGCCGAACATGACGGTGAGTGCGTTGGGCAGCTCGGCCCGGAACAGGACCTGCAGTTCAGTCATTCCCATGGCCCGGGCCGCGTCCACCACATTCCGGTCCACGCTGGAGATGCCGGCATACGTCCCGGCCAGCAGCGGGGGCACGGTGAGGATCACCAGCGCCCAGATGGGAGGCATCAGCCCGATGCCGGCCAGCAGAACGAACAGGATGAGCAGGCCCAGGGTGGGCAGCGCGCGCAGGGCTCCGGCCAGGGCGACGACTGCCACCCGTCCCCTTCCCGTGTGGCCGACAAACAGCCCGACGGGAACGGCGATGGCAGTGGCGATCAGCATGACGAGTCCGGTGTACTGCAGATGCTCCAACATCCGGGCGGGGATGCCCATGCTTCCGGACCAGTGCAGGGGGTCGGAAAGCCAGGCGAAGGTATCTGAAAAGACGTTGCTCACGCTGCTTCTCCCGCCAGGGTGGCGCGCTCCGCAGCGGCGGGCGCAGTGCCGCCTTCATCCCTGCGGCCCCGCCGCGTTCCTGCCCGTTCCCACGGAGTGAGGATGCGTTCCAGCAGGACGAGGACGGCATCCATCAGCAGCGCGAGGATCAGGATGGCGACGATCCCCACCACCACCTCGGTGACGAAGTCGCGCTGGAGGCCATCGGTGAAGAGCATGCCCAGGTTGCCGACACCCAGCAGGGCGGCGACGCTCACCAGCGAGATGTTGCTGACGGACACCACCCGCAGCCCGGCGAACAGGACCGGCAGGGAGAGCGGCAGGTCCACCTGCAGGAACCGGGCCAGCGGCTTGAAGCCCATGGCCTGCGCGGCCTGGCTGACGTCTGCGTCCACGGAATCGAAGGCATCCAGGGCGGCGCGCACCAGCAGTGCCACGGCATAGATGGTCAGGGCCACCACCACGTTGAGGGGATCCAGGATCCGGGTGCCCAGGATGGTGGGCAGGATGATGAACAGCGCCAGCGAGGGGATGGTGTACAGGAGAGAGGAAGCCGTCAGGACCACGGAGCGGAGTGCACTGTTCTGCCGTGCCAACTGCGCCAGCGGAATGGAAATCAGCAGGCCCAGGGCCATGGGAACGAGTGCCAGCACCAGGTGCTGGCCGCCGCGTTCCAGGATCATGCCGGTGTTGGCCAGGAACCATTCCATCAGAGGGCAGCCTGCCGCAACTGGCGCGCCTCTTCGATCAGCGCCAGGACCTCACCGCCGCGGACCACGCCCAATACCGTGCCATCGGTATCAACGGCGACACCGAGGCCCGACGGGGACGACAGGGCCGCGTCAAGGGCCCGCCGCAGGCTCTCTCCCGGACGGAACAGCGACCCACCCGGAACGAGCTCGGTCTCGGTCCCTGGTGCCGACCATCCCAGGGGATGTTTGTCCGCATCCACCACCAACTGCCAGCCACCGGCAGCACTGGCATCAGACTCATATCCGTCCGGAGAGCGGACGATCGTGGGCACGGGATGGATGGCCACGCCGTCGGACGGCGTGAAGCCCAGGTGGCGGAAGCCGCGGTCCCGCCCCACGAAGGATGCGACGAAGTTGTTGGCCGGCGCCCGCAGGATTTCCTCCGGGGTGGCGTACTGGGCCAGCTTGCCGCCGGTGGCAAAGACGGCGACCTTGTCGCCCAGGATGGTGGCCTCGTCGATGTCGTGGGTTACGAACACGATGGTCTTGGCCAGGTCCTTCTGGAGGCGCAGCAGTTCCTGCTGGAGTTCGTCCCGGACAACGGGGTCCACGGCGCTGAACGGCTCATCCATGAGGAGAACAGGCGGATCTGCGGCGAGCGCGCGTGCAACGCCAACGCGCTGCTGCTGGCCGCCGGACAGCTGGGACGGGTACCGCTT
Protein-coding regions in this window:
- the ychF gene encoding redox-regulated ATPase YchF, yielding MALTIGIVGLPNVGKSTLFNALTRNQVLAANYPFATIEPNVGVVNLPDPRLQKLAGIFGSQRVLPAAVSFVDIAGIVKGASEGEGLGNQFLANIREAEAIAEVVRVFDDPDVVHVDGKVDPRSDMETINTELILADLQTIEKAIPRIEKEVKIKKREAAELAAIKAAQAVLERGDTIYSSIKSDKLEMEHLKELGLLTAKPFIYVFNADEAILGSPEKQEELRAMVAPADCIFLDAKLEADLVELDEEEAREMLEMNGQDESGLDQLARVGFHTLGLQTYLTAGPKEARAWTIRQGDTAPQAAGVIHSDFQRGFIKAEVVSFNDLVEAGSMAEAKSRGKVRIEGKEYVMADGDVVEFRFNV
- a CDS encoding DNA recombination protein RmuC → MDAFALILALLMLLLGALAGAAATYFSLRRNSHALEADFDQVSSRLSEVTAQLAAADAERRLLAVQNRELGEARTQDGSVLRALAPVAEKLSAVQQQVALLERDRVEQYGQLAQQLQEARLSDEQLIRSTHALESALRSNSARGQWGEVQLRRVVEAAGMLRHVDFVEQVHSAGQDSAVRPDLVVQLPGDKQLVVDAKVPLSSYLEAQELGAVDPRAGQPSGLQSVSDGRNRQALLAAHAKALRAHVDALGTKKYWDVPGNSPELVVCFIPAESILAAALTADAGLLDYALSRNVVLASPSTLLAVLKSVAFTWRQDVLTDSARELFELARQLYDRMGTLGENVTKLGSSLKSSVDRYNAMVGTLEARVLPTARKLNTLEESGLVTPPVVEVTPRSLVAPELQGDGEAA
- a CDS encoding 4-hydroxy-3-methylbut-2-enyl diphosphate reductase, which translates into the protein MTTSAVPLSMPTIPRRRRSPEDVAAAAPVNGTKKVLLAAPRGYCAGVDRAVIAVEKALEHYGPPVYVRKQIVHNVHVVSSLEEKGAIFVEETDEVPEGALVIFSAHGVSPAVVESAEERGLRTIDATCPLVTKVHKEAVRFAKDDFDILLIGHDGHEEVEGTSGEAPEHIQIINGPHEVDKVTVRDPEKVIWLSQTTLSVDETMETVRLLKERFPTLQDPPSDDICYATTNRQVAIKKIAPKADLVIVVGSANSSNSVRLVEVALEYGAKASYRVDFANEVDEAWFEGVATVGVTSGASVPEVLVQDVLRLLADYGYGAVEEVVTAEEDLLFSLPKELRATLKQAGDVSRALGGRRPRS
- the xseA gene encoding exodeoxyribonuclease VII large subunit, giving the protein MSDQASLPGAAPTTLPATAAETSPDNPWPLQLLSQKLKAHIDRTPSAWVEGQVIELNRRGTNAYLTLRDVDAEVSLPASVWTKVLERQNLPLERGSRVVALLKPEFWLKTGRLNMLVRDMRPVGLGDLLARIERLRQALAAEGLFADSRKKPLPLLPHRIGLITGRDSDAKKDILRNAALRWPAVEFEIREVAVQGNTAVAQVVRALRELDARPEVDVIVIARGGGALEDLLPFNSEELVRAVAAAATPVVSAIGHEADRPLLDDVADLRASTPTDAAKRIVPEVSEELAGVRQAREQLRRCMDRLVDRESDRLAALHSRPVMAAPEGMVSVRAEEIERLLRRSSAAVSSTVVRAADQLEHLKAQVRALSPQKTLDRGYAVVELAGDQAARIAQAGHAVVRRPAEAPAGAALSIRVAEGRFGATSTGTMSTGAMSTGAGGSQSGNPDHHQELEEKS
- a CDS encoding exodeoxyribonuclease VII small subunit; this encodes MTEQKPESDVAALSYEEAREQLIAVVGRLEAGGASLEESLALWERGEALAVRCEEWLEGARKRLAAARDQPL
- a CDS encoding polyphosphate kinase 2 family protein produces the protein MARVVGFDQHPAETLQAGEGFSLAAVDPDSTPGYSGNKADGRLLLAEMDDELSGLQEKLFAESRFGGTKRILLILQAMDTAGKGGIVSHVMAAMNPQGVQFKAFKAPTDEEKSYDFLWRIEKEVPAAGMVGVFDRSHYEDVLIHRVHGWATPDEIKRRYVAINEFETRLADSGTKIIKVMLHISSAEQKERLLARLDDPSKHWKYSRGDLDERAHWEDYMAAYQAAIDETSTPNAPWHVVPANKKWFARIAVQQLLLGALSGLKLEWPKAEFDVAAERELVARS
- a CDS encoding pyridoxal phosphate-dependent aminotransferase, with protein sequence MAEFRQSTKLNNVLYDIRGPILQAAQQMEAEGHRILKLNIGNPAPFGFEAPDAILVDMIRHLPHAQGYSDSRGIFSARTAVSQYYQTRGIQNIHVDDIYLGNGVSELITMSLMALLDDGDEVLIPTPDYPLWTASVALASGRPVHYLCDEESGWQPDLDDLEAKITPRTKGIVVINPNNPTGAVYPEETLKKIVALAEKHGLVIFADEIYEKILYEDAVHVNLARLTGDNVLCLTFSGLSKAYRVCGYRAGWMAISGPKKDAADYLEGINLLANMRLCANVPAQHAIQTALGGYQSINDLILPGGRLLEQRNKAYDMLNAIPGVSTQQARGALYLFPRLDPEVYHIRDDEKFVLDLLKEQKILVSHGRAFNWVRPDHFRMVTLPNVKDIEEAIGRMGDFLTRYQGN
- a CDS encoding ABC transporter substrate-binding protein; this translates as MKDSRPQRLGRRAFSGLAAGLGLAVALSACGGSSDPLKNPPATSGSASGGATSLVVGSADFPESQIIAELYAGALNANGITATTKPNIGSREVYFKAVQDGSVDVVPDYSGNLLLYVDKEAKEVSAGDIAKALPGKLPDGLGVLDVSKAEDKDAMVVTKATAEKYQLKSIEDLAKVCSEIVVGAPATFAERAYGLPGLKKNYNCVPKKLEPFSDGGGPVTLKALLENQVQVADIYTTTPSIADNDLVVLEDPKNNFIAQQVLPLYNKAKMTDKAKQALNSVSSTLTTDDLINLNRAVSGSQKQDAKAAATAWLKDKGIVK
- a CDS encoding ABC transporter permease, with protein sequence MSNVFSDTFAWLSDPLHWSGSMGIPARMLEHLQYTGLVMLIATAIAVPVGLFVGHTGRGRVAVVALAGALRALPTLGLLILFVLLAGIGLMPPIWALVILTVPPLLAGTYAGISSVDRNVVDAARAMGMTELQVLFRAELPNALTVMFGGFRTGVLQVIATVSVVAYINLGGLGRYLFDGLVLSDFPQMLGGSLLIAALAIAVDLVLSLFQRLFLTQGASKLSYRSHEAAVDLTDPVVAETVVQGGKS